Below is a genomic region from Brassica oleracea var. oleracea cultivar TO1000 chromosome C9, BOL, whole genome shotgun sequence.
ATAGTAGAGTATATGAGAAACACATTCTTCCATAAGCGCCACATAAGGTAAAAGGTAGAACATGTTATGGCACAAAATATAGATAAAGTATATTATTGCGTTCTGGATATATGTCGTTATCAAGCTGTATGTATACTGCAGATATCTTTCTTGATTATAACGTTTCGAAATATAGTTGTGTTTGAAAATATAAGAAAGACTAGTTTACGTTCTATACCCACAATATATCTATGTATAAAACTTATTATCCAATTTGTAGAATAAGTAGATGACCAGAATGATTATTCTAACTGTAGCTAGAAGATAAAATAAAATATAATTCCACTTTTTTTAAAAAAAAACATTCAAAGATATATATTGTCATACTTATGTTTCCAATAGTTTTCATATTTTTTAACATTTTTAAAATTCAGTTTACTATTTTTCCCATAAGAAAAAGTAAAATATGTCCAGAACTGCCCTAAATATCAGAAATTCTAGTATGACAAATAAAATTTCAAAGTGTCTCATTTTTCCAATTTTCTATTTTAAGATTCTATTGATGTAAAGTGTTTCATTTTATTTTAGTTCTGCTCAAATCACTGGGAGACTTGACAACTCTTATTTTCGTTAAAAAATATTTGGATGCCGGGGCCCATGCCCCTTTGCTCCATACCCGAAACCGGCCATGTACTTTGATTGCACTTATAGTTATGAAGTTTGGTCATCCTTTTATGCTCGAGGCCATCATTTACATTATTTGTATCATGATTGTATTAAATGGATGAAAGTCCCATCTAGAGATAAAAATGTTGTTTCTGATCTTAAGATAAATGTTTCAAACTTCTTTATATGTGATTTAGAAGGAAAAGAATTCTCTGTTGTACACTAATATTGTCAGATCTTTTGTGTCGTTGACTGCGGAGATAAGCAGGGCCGACCCTGAGTGTTGGGGTCTGTAGCGACTTAGTAAAAAAAAAATGATTTTTTTTTTAAATTTAATGTTTATGTCAATGTAATTTTCTTTAAAAGTTTGGGAGGTAATATGTAAATGTTTCATTCGGTTTAATTCAGAACCGGTCATGTAGATAAGGAATATCCGGAGGACAAAGAGAACGTAAAAACCTTCCATCTACCTAGAGGTGGAAATCATGGATCTGGATCGTGGGTCTGGCCCGTAAAGGACTGTCGCGGTACGGTATTGGGATGAAGTTTTCTAGGCCCGTAAATTTGCGGGCCTCGCGAGACGGGTCTTTGAGGGACTGGGCCTTTTGCGGGATGGGCCGAAATGGGTCATGCGAGATTACATGGACCCGCATTTTTTTATTCATTTCTTATTTTACCAGAAAAAACGAGAAAGAGAATGAGAAGAAAGCGATTCTTGTGACTTTTCCCCCAGAAAATATAAGGAGTTCCGGCGATGATGATTCGAGCTCCAACGATGACGACTCCAGCTCCAGCGATGACGATTCGAGCTCTGGTAGTGTTTTGATTTGGTTTTCTCTTTTTATTACACACAACTATGAATTGCTTTATTACAATGTGATATTTCTTGTTTAAGTTAATTGATTTTGTTTTAAGTACTGTTAAGTGATGTTTTTCTTAAATTAAATTTGGTTACAATGGTGTTGTTTAGGACAAAAGTTAGTTGTATATCACGTCACTTGTATAATTTGGCAAAGTGATTCACGAATTTTTTTGCAATCCGAATAATTAAAAAGAGAGATGGTTTGATGAAGACATACAACGCTTGAACCAAATTATTACAAAGACAACAACTCAATCAGATTCAAACTTAACAAAAGATTATGCTGATAACAAAAGAAGGCTTTTAACTCAAGAACACAAACACAAATGGAGCTTTGTGGCATGGATTTTGGTAAGCTTTTGTGAAGCTTAGTGAGCTCTCTTCAACTCTCTTACACAAATTTTCTACTTCAACATTCATGTAAGAAGCTGTAGCAGGCCGTTTGATAAGGAGGCGTCCCGAGCGACGGTCCGCGAAGGCCTATACATTCTGCGGTACGGGTTTGGACCGGCATTTTGAAGACCGCAGCCCGCGCAGGACAGGCCCGCTATAGCGTATAAGTGTATGGACAAACGAAGAATAGGTGATCTCTTGTTTCCTCTCTTTCTCCACAAAATGGACAGCATTGGATCACTCCCCGTGTACACATTTTAACTCCTGTAGAAAGCATGTCCTTGACAGCAAGCCAAGCGATAAAGCATATCTAGGAACCCCTTGCGCAAACCAAATAATTCGATGCCATGGGACCATGTCATGTTTAACACGAATGATTTTCCATGTTGCTGAAGTTGAGAAACCAGCCTCGTATGTACCCTCCTCTTTCATCCATCTAGATGTATCCTTTACGCCTTCCGCCAAGACTAGACGCATCTCTTTGATCTGAGCGATGACTGGTTGTATTGCTCTGTCTCTTTTGTTCTGAAATTGCCACTCATTGTTCACTAGAACAGTCGATACAATAGCATTACGAACAATTCCCAGCTTCTGTGTACCGTGCTCTCCAATGAGCCTACCAATGGGGTGCCAAATATCAGTCAAAAACTGGACAGTTCTTCCATCATTAATGACCATTCGCACAAATTTCTTAGCTATATGCCGGAGTTGCAGTAGTTTCCGCCAAACCCAAGATCCTGAGACACCTTCCCTCACATCCCAAAAAGAACTTCCACAAAGCAGCATCCGTTTAACCCACAGTACCCATAAGGAATCAGCATTCTCAAAAATACGCCAAATCAGCTTCAAAGCAAATATTGTAGAAACTTCTCTTATACTGCGAACACCTAAGCCACCTTCTTGCTTTAATTTACAAACCTCTGGCCATGCTATCTTTGGTTTTGGTTGTGATGTTAGGCGAGCTACTCCACAAAAAGCTGAACACATGCTTTCAATCTCATCAATACAGCCCTGCGTGAGACAGAATGAAGAGCACCAAAAGTTGGTGATAATGGCTATATCAATTGCAATCTCTCCGCATACGCCAGGGCCTTGCTTGTCCAGTTGGGGAGCCGTGCCTTAATCTTCAATATCAGAGGCTCGTAGTCGTTCCGCGTCATTGTTTTTGTAGTAAGAGGCAGTCCGAGGTATTTGATGGGCAGAGCAGAGACTGATAAACCTACTTCTCCAGCGAAAATCTCCAAAGCCTGCTTCCCCCCACCCGCTGAAAAACCCGTAGACTTTGCTACATTTATGCAAAGACCTGAGATGTTGGCAAAATTCTGAAATACTTCCAGTGCGCCATTCAATGAGCTCGGTGACCCATCGAGGAACACTATGATGTCGTCAGCGAAGCTCAAATGAGTGAGATTAACTTCCTGACACATAGGATGGTGTCCAATTCTTCTTGTAGTCACTGCTTTGTTAATAAGCTTGGAGAGCACATTACTGACAATGACATACAGATAAGAGGAGAGTGAACATCCTTGCCTAATACCTCTTGAGCTGGAGAAGAACCCTTCAAGCTCACCATTGATAGATACTGAGAAGGCAGCAGTATCCATACACCTCATGATCCATGTAACAAACTGCTCTGGTATATTCATCGCACGCAGCGTAGGTACTCGACGAAACACCACTTCACAGTGTCAAAAGCTTTGGAAATATCTAGCTTTATCGTGGAGCGAGTGGAAACTGATGGTTTATGATAGTCTTTGACCACCTCTGTAGCCAACAAAACGTTCTCAAGGAGCAGACGGCCTTGAACAAATGCACACTGGTTCAACTCAATGGCTTGAGGGAGGAAAGCTTTAAGCCGCTTAGCCATGATCCTGGAGATTATCTTATTATACAGGACATTACAACATGCTATCGGCCTGAAGTCACTCATCTTCTCTGCGCTTAAAGTCCTCGGCGCCAGAGACAAAAGAGTAGCATTAGTGCTCCTTGGAAAAAAGCTGAACATAAAGAAAGACTGAACTGCAGTTATAACATCCTTCCCTACTACCGACCATGCTGCTTTGTAGAACTCCATTAGAAACCTGTCTGGCCCAGGTGTCTTATTTGCTGGCATAGAGAAGAGTGCTGTCCGAACTTCTTCATCTTGTATTGGCGCAACCAGAATCGCTGCATCCGCATTTGTGCACCGAAAATCTATTAACTCCTCCAACATTCCTTGGGAAACCTCTTCCGAAACAGTGGGTTGCCCCTGCAAGAATTCCTCATAATTTTCAAATACTTTCTCATGAATATATTAATTTGCTTAATAACTAAATGCAAATACAATAATATAAATATATAATAAGAAGTGACAAATACATACGATTTTAAACACTTGATTAATTATAACATGTAAATTATAAACTATTGTATTTGGAATAGTTATATAAACATTTAAGTATATGATCAATACTATTAAAAGGGAAAGAGTTTTAATAAATCTACCTATGAAAGTTATTTGGACCTTTTGATTACACTTATTTTTTTTTGGTCCTACAATTAGTCACTCTAATTATACATAATCAATAACTCTAACTACCTATGAAAAATTATGATGTTCGTGAGATATTAATTGTGTTACCATAAAAATTAACGAACACCCCTAATTTTGTGGGATCACAATCATTGTGATATGTGTGGGATATTAATATCACTAAGATCACAATCATATTAAAGCTAAAATAATATTCCATATTTTATACATGTACTAATAATATCATTAAACATTGTATCATGACATCTTATATAGTTTCAAATATTTACAAAATTAAATTTGATAAATCGCATATCATATGTTAAAATAAAATTATATTTATATTATGTTAACTTAATTTTTATAGAATGTATTATAATAAAAAAAATATTAATAAAGTTTAAAAACTATGAGAAATCTTACAAATATGTTCTATTGAATTAGTTAAAAAAATCTATCAAATAAATCTTAAACCATATCAATTTAACAAATGTAAAACTTATAAAATACACACAAAATATAATGAGAAAATAGGTTTGGGTACTCAAGTATTCGGATCGGTTCCTTTCTATCTTGGTTATTTGGATTCTAAACATTTAGACCCAAATAGATATTTGATTTTTTTTTATTCAGGTTTAGATGGGTTTTTTCATGTTCGGATCAGTTTGGAATCATAATTCAAATACATGTAAAATACATGTATTATTTGAGTATGTAGCATGGATAGGTCGGTTCATGTATTTAAGTTTTGACAAAGATCAGAAGTACCTGAAAACCTGAAAAATGATAGCGGGTTAATACCGTGTTTTGGCTTTTACCGTATTTTTATCATATTTTGTTTTATTAAATTCAAAATAGGACTATATACAGATTTATTGAATCTATCGGTTTGACTATGTTGCATATGTGTGTCTTAAATCTCTGTGCACCAGTAAAAGTCCAGCACTCGTGGGTCGGACAATTTGGAAAATTTACTTTTTCTAGATAAGTATGTATTCCTAAAGGATAAAGGAAATCATGTTTTGAGCCTGCTATAAATATGGGTCTAAGGGTTTGTAAGATTATTCATTCACACAATAATAAGAAACCCTAAACGGGTATTTGCCTTAATACGTTTTGTTCTCTAGTGTCTTCTTGATTAATTTGTGGTTGTTCACAACAGACTATATGTCTGGATTGGATATGAAAATACTATTTAAAATTCAAACATTATAATAGAGAAATTTTAAAATCATTTATTCCTAATAAAAACTTCAAAATTTATTCAAATTTTATCAAATGGACAACAAAAAAATACTCACGCTTCTCAAGCGCGGCTCAAAATCTAGTTAACAATAAAATATATACTGTTTATGTTCTAAAACAATAATTTATGTATAGAAAAGTGAAAATAAACATCCGCGCGGTTGCGCGGATCAAAATCTAGTGTATGTATTAAAATAATGAGAAAATGCACTTTCGTGTCTCTAAATTAGTAATACACATGTTAAATTATGTAAGTGAACACCTGGCTATTTTGTGTAAACTCCAACCCCCGCCCCCAAAAAAAATCTAGTTTTTTTTGTCTTAATGCTACTTATAACATATCCGATACGGAATCACTACTGTTGCTACAACAAAGAGACGTGATCTTGGGGGAATGAGAATCAGATTAACTTCACTTTTAAACGCAAAAACTATACGTTAAAAACAGGCATATATCCTATTTCCTTTTGTGGCAGAGATTGATTCTTACCAGCCTAAGAGAATCTATAACCACATATAACAAGGAACAGCCATGAGTTTGATTGATTAAACAAGAGATTCGTCTAGAATTAGATCACATACTTGAAGAACATTGTAAAGTGTTTTTTTTCTTCCGTTTAAAAAGAACATTATAAAGTTATTTCTTCATATAGATGGATTTGAGATTTTACATATATGAAGATATGTAGGCATATGTCCCCACATAATAATATGACTGAATATGTTTGCGCTCATCTAAAAATGGGGAGGCATGATTGACCTTAAGGCATTAAATTTTCAAGAGTTGGTTTCTTTTCGGATTTACCCAGTGGAAATTGATGTGCCTAGTGATAAAAAGGAATATAAATGGATTATTCTAGATATAGTTAAAAAGAGAAAGAAAAAAATTGCTCTATTAAACATCATGATCATAAAGTAGAATACAAATAAGTGAATAAAATATTGCACGTAAAAATGCTTTATTTTTCAAGAAACAATGCATTTGACTGCATAAACTGAATCTGGAAAACCTACAAAATTTTATATATACCAAATATCTGCTATATTGATTCAAAAGTTAATTAAGAATTTGTCTTCCTTAATAAGTCATATATATATCAACGAGTTTCTGATAATTATAGCTAGTTCAATATTCTCGTAAGGATTGTTAGATTCGTTTATTATGGGCTTCCAACTTAAAATCAATTGGTAATTAGTGGATTGGCTCTAACCTTTTTTATATATTATTTAATGTCCTATTGATTTTCCAATGTGGGATACATATCCCTTGATACCCCTCCTCGAGATGATGGCTCTTATCGGCCAGAAATCTCGGAAACTTTTTAAGACAGTTATACTCGGTCAAGCGAGCCAATTACGACCTATATACCCAGTCGGGTAGGGTTAATATTAATTAGGGGTTTAACTTATTAGGATCTGGGCTCTGATACCATGTTAGATTAGGGTTTATTACGGGCTTCCAACTTAAAACCAATTGGTAATTAGTGGATTGGCTCTAACCTTTTTTATATATTACTTAATGTCTTATTGATTTTCCAATATGGGATACATATCCCTTGATAAGGATATTAGGATTTAAAAATAATAATTAGAGTAAGTGATGTTCTAAAGTTACATTTGTGTATAAAAATTAAAACAGTGTTTATAACATTTGCAGACGCCATTACGCAGAAGTTAGGTTCAAAAGTGCCAATCATATAATTCTTTGATTAGTATACTAACATCTACTCTTTTCTTCTTTGTTTTTGTTACGGGTTCATGTGGCTCTACTTAATGTGAAGATAATAACTAAATGCTAATCCTTTTCTGATTTTTTTCTTTTATCATTAACTTTTTGATGTCGTTAATTTGTGGTTTAACACATTTTTGCGGAATATATGGGTCTTTTATGCTCTACTATTTATTGTTAAATTTTAAAACTATTATAAGAAAATTTTCCCATCGTAAATAGAATCAAAAAAAGAAAAGTTTTTGTCATTAATTAACTTGTATCCATAGAACATTTGACGTGACATAGATAATAAATATATAGGAGTTAATATCATTCTAATTGCCTTTACAAAAATAATTAAAATTTTTGAAATTACGAAATATTTTTGGCTGGACACATTTCGCTCTAGAAAACAAGAAAAATAAGAGTTGAGTTCACATTTCTTCATATACTATTTGTTGAAATACTGTAAAAAAGTTTTACTTACAGAAAGTATTATAAAATATTTTAACAAGAGACACTTCTGGTTTATATACTCCTTATTTATTCTTATTTAGTTTCTCTATACTTAAAGTCTCACATCCACAAACTAATTTGCTGTTATGGTGGCGATATTTGTGTAAACTGTGCAAACTATTCTATTAAAACAAAGTTCTATTTTATTGACAAGTTTTTAGACTGTTAAAATAGTTATAACTGTCCATCTAAAATTGACATTTTTAATAATATAAGTTTAAAGATAAGTATTATAGTCAATCAAAAAGTTCTAAGTTTTAAACTAATATTTGATTGTTTAGATTGTTTATGAACAATCCTAGATTTTCTCAGTTAAAATAAAATAATAATATTTACATATAAAATTAAAAATATTTTATATATATGTATATTAAGACTCGAAATATATTTATACAAATATCGTATATAATTATCAATAT
It encodes:
- the LOC106314583 gene encoding putative ribonuclease H protein At1g65750 translates to MNIPEQFVTWIMRCMDTAAFSVSINGELEGFFSSSRGIRQGCSLSSYLYVIVSNVLSKLINKAVTTRRIGHHPMCQEVNLTHLSFADDIIVFLDGSPSSLNGALEVFQNFANISGLCINVAKSTGFSAGGGKQALEIFAGEVGLSVSALPIKYLGLPLTTKTMTRNDYEPLILKIKGCIDEIESMCSAFCGVARLTSQPKPKIAWPEVCKLKQEGGLGVRSIREVSTIFALKLIWRIFENADSLWVLWVKRMLLCGSSFWDVREGVSGSWVWRKLLQLRHIAKKFVRMVINDGRTVQFLTDIWHPIGRLIGEHGTQKLGIVRNAIVSTVLVNNEWQFQNKRDRAIQPVIAQIKEMRLVLAEGVKDTSRWMKEEGTYEAGFSTSATWKIIRVKHDMVPWHRIIWFAQGVPRYALSLGLLSRTCFLQELKCVHGE